The region TACTGCTAAATATACTTAAAAATTTTCAACCAACTCACGCCAGAGAATTTGGCTTAATTTAAAAATACGACTAAGTAGATCATGGCAGAAAACGATCAGGAAAAAACCGAAGAAGCCACCTCCAAAAAAATAGAGGACGCAAAAAAGGACGGCAATGTCCCCAAAAGCCAAGATTTAGCAGGCTTTATAACTCTTTTTGTGGCTATTTTTGCAGTAATTTTACTCCTTGGCTTTCTTGGTGATCAGTTTTTTGCTCTTTATAGATATTACCAAAGCTTGATAGGTCAAGAGATAGACGCAAAATTAATTTATACCGTCGCTATCGATACGATACTTAGGGTTCTTTTGATGATTTTGCCGATTACCATTTGCGTGGCTATCGCAGGAATTATCGCGAATTTAATCCAATTTGGTTTTATATTTACCACAAAACCTCTTGAACCGAATTTAAACAAAATAAATCCGCTCAAAGGTCTTAAAAATCTATTTTCTCTAAAAAAACTTATCGAATCCATCAAGATGACCTTAAAAGTTACGATCGTGTTTAGCGTAGGGTTTTTTATGTTTTTAAGCTTCATAAAAGAGCTTCCGCATACTATATTTTTACCTATGATAGCTCAGCTTGAGTGGCTAAAAGAAAAGATGATAATACTCGCCTTTGTCATGCTTATAGTGCTTTTTGCGATAGGACTAATTGATGTCTTGATAGTAAGATTTCAGTATTTTAAAGATTTAAGAATGACAAAACAAGAAGTAAAAGACGAATATAAGCAGATGGAGGGAGATCCGCAGGTTAAGGCTAGAATTCGGCGCCTTCAAATGGAAGCAAGCCGTAAAAGAATGATGCAAAATATCCCGGAAGCTGATGTTATCATCACAAACCCGACACACTATGCGGTAGCGTTAAGATATGACAAAACTAAAGAAAAAGCTCCGATAGTTCTGGCTAAAGGGGTTGATTTCTTAGCTCTCAGGATAAAAGATATAGGCATCAAAAACGGAGTAAAAATCGTAGAAAATCCACCCCTTGCAAGAGAGCTTTATAAGGTATGTGATATAAACGATATGATCCCTGCAGAGCTTTTTAGAGCGGTTGCGGAGGTGCTAAGCTTTGTTTATATGAGCGATAAAAGCAAATTTGGCGATAGGCTTAGGTAAATATACAAATTTCAACATCCACTCAAGCGGCAACAGGCTTTAGGAAATAATTTCCGATATTTTTAAAACGCGCAAATTTACATAAATTCAAGAAATTACAAAGTGCCGACAAGCAAATTTAAGGGAGAAATCTCCCTTAAATTTTATAAGTAGCCAAATACTCCAGCTAAGATATAACCAACCACACAAGATACAAACACACCAAGAAGACCGGGTATGATAAAGCTGTGATTGATAACGAATTTGCCTATTTTAGTAGTTCCCGAGCGGTCAAACTGGATAGCGGCAAGATCGCTTGGATAGGTAGGAAGTATATAATATCCATAGCAAGCAGGTGCAAAAGCCAAAATAACCGCAGGGCTAACACCGATACCAAGCGCAAGAGGCACGAAAGCTACAAGTGCGGCGGCTTGGGAATTTACGAATTTAGAAACCAAAAGCAGCATAACCGCATACGTCCAAGGGTGCTGTTTAACGATATCTCCAAGAGCTTCTTTCATCATCGGAGTATGCACGGCAAACATCGTCTCAGCCATCCATGAAATTCCAAACACCGCAACAAGCGCGATCATACCCGAACGGAAAATTTCGTTTTTGCTGATCTTGCCAGCGTCAGTTTTCGTAAAGATGATGATAAGCGCTCCGGCTAGCAGCATGAAAATCTGAATAACATCGACCATGCCCATAGGAGCCGGCTTTTTAACACTGTCTTTTACTAAAATTTTAGCCGAAGCTATGGTTTCGCTCTTGCCCTCTTCTATCAACTCCACGCCCCCGTTTTGAGCGCTTAACTTTTGAGTCAGCTTGCCGTCTTTGGCGTAAATTTCGATATTTTCATAACTCATAGAGCTTTTTGCTTTGCTTGAAGCAACGGTCTCTTCGATCTTGCCGTCTTTTACTATCGCGACTATTTTTCCGTCTTTTATGTTAAAGCTCTTTACAGTCTTGCCGTCAGCTACAACCTCAACGATTTTCGCAGGATTTGATTTCGGCCATGCAGGGCGAAATTCCTTAAAGTATCCAAGTAGCGCAACAACAGCGATAGCTCCTAAAAATATCCACATCGCATTCCAGCTTGATTGAGGAAGCTTTTGTCCGAGCAAAGACACGCCTTCGCCATAAACATATTTCTTAAATTCGGGATCTTTAATTTTTTCTTGAAATTCCTCGTCTTTATCAAGATCTTTTCCTCTAAACCAGCTAAAAATTCCGATAGCCAAAACACCGCAAAAAGTAGAAGGTATAGTTATCTTAAGAAGATCTATATATCCGTCAAAACCGGCTAAAGGAGTCTTTGCATTTACCAAAAATGCGGTTAAGGTTACAACAGCCACCGAAACCGGACTTGCTATGATTCCCATTTGCGCAGATACCGAACTTGCCGCCATAGGACGCTCCGGACGAATGCCGTTTTTAATCGCTATATCATAAACTATCGGCAAAATCGTATATACAACGTGTCCCGTTCCGCAAAGTATCGTTAAAAAGCAGGTTACAAAAGGTGCTAGGATACTTACGTATTTTGGATTTTTCCTTAAAATTCTCTCCGCTATTTGAAGCATAACGTCAAGTCCGCCGCTTGCTTGCAAAGTTGCACTCGCAACGACAACGGCAAGTATGGTAAGCATAACGGCAATTGCGGGCTTGCCAGGCTGTATATGAAATCCGAAAACCAAAACGATAAGCCCGATACCGCCTAATAAACCAAGCGCTATACCGCCCTTTTTAGCTCCGTAAAACAGACAAATAAGAACAACTAAAAGCTGAATGGCAAACTGAGTGCCTTCGCTTAAACCGGTTAGAAACTCCATTAATTCTCCTTTTGGAATATTATTGTTCCGCAATAATTTTAGCAAATATAGGAGGTTAATTAGCTTAAATTTATAGTTTTTATTAAATTTATTTTTTAATAAGATAATTTAAGATTATTTAAGCAATAACTGTATTTTTTAAATCGCATTAATTCTTATTCATATACTTTAAACTAGACAGAAATAAGATTTATGAGCATAAAAAGTAGACAAAAAAGACTATATTATAAATGTCTTTAATAGTGAGAAAATAATGAAAAGGATTTATTTTTATAATCCCCCCTCCAGCCAAATTCTATAAACACTAAACAAATTCGCACAATACAAAAACCATGCTTGATTTCACAAGTTATTCAAGAAGCAAAATTTCTAAATATATTAAACAATATAAAATGCAGCTTGAATAAATTAAATCACGCCGCATTTTATATTTTTACCCAATCTACTTAAGCTCGCCCCAATTTTTAGCTATATTCAGCGAGCTTTTAAGGGGCACGTTGAGTTTATATATATCTTGCATTATCGCTTTGGCTCGCTCGCCAAATTCCTGCGCATAGCTATCCTCAACCTCAAAGATGAGCTCATCGTGAATTTGAAGCAGCATCCTAGCTCTAGCGTCTAAAATTTCTCTGATTTTTACCATCGCAAGCTTTATGATATCTGCCGCAGAGCCTTGAAATATCGTATTTACAGCCTCGCGCTCATACATGGCTACTTGCATGGGAGTTGCCGTGCTAAAGTCAAAAAACCGCTTTCTGCCAAGCAGAGTTTCGACAAAACCGTTATTTTTAACTTCGGTTTTAATTCCTTCTAAAAAGCCCTTAATGCTTGGAAAAGCTTTGAAATAACGCTCTATATACTCTTTTGCTTCAGCGCGCGAGATACCGACCTGCCCTGAGAGTTTGCTTGAGCCCATACCGTAGATAAGACCGAAATTTATGCTCTTTGCAACCGCACGGTTATCTCCGCTTGCATCGCCAAATATGCTAATCGCGGTGCGCGCGTGGATATCTTCATCCTTTGCAAACGCCTCAAGAAGCGCGCTATCTTTGCTAAAATGCGCAAGCAGCCTAAGCTCGATTTGACTATAGTCAAGCCCTACGAAGCTAAAGCCCTCTTTTGCCTCAAAGGTCTCTCGAACCTCGTAAGCAAGGCTTCCTCTAGCGGGGATGTTTTGCAAATTCGGATTTTTGCTTGAAAGCCTACCCGTGCTGGTGCCCGTTTGCATAAAATTGGTGTAAATTCTATGATTTTCATCTTTTTTAGCTAGGCTTAAAAGCGGCTCGCAATACGTGCTTTGAAGCTTATAAAGCTCGCGGTAGCTAAGTAGCTTTTCTATCACGGGATGCTCGTTAAGAAGCTCGGTTAAGACCGCTTCATCGGTACTGTATCCGGTTTTTGTTTTCTTTTTTGCAGGCAATTTTAAGTGCTCAAACAGCACTTCGCCAAGCTGCTTAACCGAATTTATATTAAAGCTCTCCCCGCTTAATTCGTAAATTTCAGCAGTTAAAGCCTTGATGTTTGCGTCATTTTGCAAGATGAGCTTTTGCATTTTTTGCGTATTTAGCTTAATGCCTTCGTTCTCCATATCAAAAAGCGTCAAGATAAAAGGAAATTCATGCTCATTGGCAAGTTTTATGAGTTTTGGATCTAGCAAATTTAAAAAGCTTTTATAAAATTTTAAAGTTATCCAAGCATCCTCGGCTGCGTATTTTGCCGCATTTTCCAAATTTATGCTCGCAAAAGTTTCTCCCTTTTTCACTACATCTTCAAATTTGATCGTATCATAGTCATAAAGTCGCTTTGCCAAAGCGTCCATTCCGACCGCTTGCGAGGGCTCGCTAAGCCAAGCTAAGATCATCGTGTCTTTAAAATTTGCAGGAGGATTGAGGTTTAAATTTTGTTTCACCACTTTAAAATCGTATTTTAAATTTTGCCCGATAACGCAACCTTTATAAATTTGAGCTACCGCCCAGGCCGCAAATTTGAGGCTCACCTGCTTAGGTGCGCCAAGATAACTGTGCGCAATAGGCACGTAGTAGCTATCGGTGTCGTTAAAACAAAAGCTAAAGCCGACTATCTTGGCGTTTGCCGCGTCAATGCCCGTAGTTTCGGTATCAAAAGCCACTATAGTATCTTCAGATATATCTTCAAGTAGCCTTTCTATCTCGCTTTCTTCAGTTAAAAGATGAGCGTTAAACCCTAGTTTAAATTCGGCATTTTCATCGCTGCTTTGAAGCGATTTTAAGATACGGTTAAGATCATACTCTCTAAGTAGTTCGGCGACTTTTAAAAGCGGATTTGACGACGGGAATTTCGCCTTTTCAAAATCCATCACATCCACAACATCATCAAAAAGAGATGTTAGTCTCTTGCTTAAAAACGCACTCTCTTTGCCCTCTACTAGCATATCTTTGGTGCGATCGTTTCTTATAAATGCCAAATTTTCATATATGTTTTCCAGATTTCCAAACTCGTCAAGTAGTTTTTTAGCCCCCTTTGCGCCGATGCCTTTAACGCCCGGGATATTATCCGAGCTATCTCCGGTAAGCGCTAAAAAATCACGAATTTGACTAGGCAAAACGCCGTATTTTTCGACACAACTTGCACTATCGTGATCGATCTTGCTTTGCGGGCTGTAAATGCTTGTCTTGCCGTCTTCTATGAGCTGATAAAGATCCTTATCGTGCGTTACGATTCGCACGAAGATATCTTGCTCTTTTGCGATTTTAACGGCAGTTGCTATGATGTCATCAGCCTCATAGCCCTCCTTGCTAAACGAGCAAAGCCCCATCTTTTCGATCATATCTATACAGATAGGAAGCTGTTCTTTTAGCGGTGC is a window of Campylobacter sp. CCUG 57310 DNA encoding:
- the flhB gene encoding flagellar biosynthesis protein FlhB produces the protein MAENDQEKTEEATSKKIEDAKKDGNVPKSQDLAGFITLFVAIFAVILLLGFLGDQFFALYRYYQSLIGQEIDAKLIYTVAIDTILRVLLMILPITICVAIAGIIANLIQFGFIFTTKPLEPNLNKINPLKGLKNLFSLKKLIESIKMTLKVTIVFSVGFFMFLSFIKELPHTIFLPMIAQLEWLKEKMIILAFVMLIVLFAIGLIDVLIVRFQYFKDLRMTKQEVKDEYKQMEGDPQVKARIRRLQMEASRKRMMQNIPEADVIITNPTHYAVALRYDKTKEKAPIVLAKGVDFLALRIKDIGIKNGVKIVENPPLARELYKVCDINDMIPAELFRAVAEVLSFVYMSDKSKFGDRLR
- a CDS encoding anaerobic C4-dicarboxylate transporter, which translates into the protein MEFLTGLSEGTQFAIQLLVVLICLFYGAKKGGIALGLLGGIGLIVLVFGFHIQPGKPAIAVMLTILAVVVASATLQASGGLDVMLQIAERILRKNPKYVSILAPFVTCFLTILCGTGHVVYTILPIVYDIAIKNGIRPERPMAASSVSAQMGIIASPVSVAVVTLTAFLVNAKTPLAGFDGYIDLLKITIPSTFCGVLAIGIFSWFRGKDLDKDEEFQEKIKDPEFKKYVYGEGVSLLGQKLPQSSWNAMWIFLGAIAVVALLGYFKEFRPAWPKSNPAKIVEVVADGKTVKSFNIKDGKIVAIVKDGKIEETVASSKAKSSMSYENIEIYAKDGKLTQKLSAQNGGVELIEEGKSETIASAKILVKDSVKKPAPMGMVDVIQIFMLLAGALIIIFTKTDAGKISKNEIFRSGMIALVAVFGISWMAETMFAVHTPMMKEALGDIVKQHPWTYAVMLLLVSKFVNSQAAALVAFVPLALGIGVSPAVILAFAPACYGYYILPTYPSDLAAIQFDRSGTTKIGKFVINHSFIIPGLLGVFVSCVVGYILAGVFGYL
- the polA gene encoding DNA polymerase I yields the protein MNGKKTLTIIDTFGFFFRLYYAMPNLKNRDGKPSGMISGFANFIMNLKNEFQSDYIIFALDSKGKTLRHEIAGDYKANRQEPPAPLKEQLPICIDMIEKMGLCSFSKEGYEADDIIATAVKIAKEQDIFVRIVTHDKDLYQLIEDGKTSIYSPQSKIDHDSASCVEKYGVLPSQIRDFLALTGDSSDNIPGVKGIGAKGAKKLLDEFGNLENIYENLAFIRNDRTKDMLVEGKESAFLSKRLTSLFDDVVDVMDFEKAKFPSSNPLLKVAELLREYDLNRILKSLQSSDENAEFKLGFNAHLLTEESEIERLLEDISEDTIVAFDTETTGIDAANAKIVGFSFCFNDTDSYYVPIAHSYLGAPKQVSLKFAAWAVAQIYKGCVIGQNLKYDFKVVKQNLNLNPPANFKDTMILAWLSEPSQAVGMDALAKRLYDYDTIKFEDVVKKGETFASINLENAAKYAAEDAWITLKFYKSFLNLLDPKLIKLANEHEFPFILTLFDMENEGIKLNTQKMQKLILQNDANIKALTAEIYELSGESFNINSVKQLGEVLFEHLKLPAKKKTKTGYSTDEAVLTELLNEHPVIEKLLSYRELYKLQSTYCEPLLSLAKKDENHRIYTNFMQTGTSTGRLSSKNPNLQNIPARGSLAYEVRETFEAKEGFSFVGLDYSQIELRLLAHFSKDSALLEAFAKDEDIHARTAISIFGDASGDNRAVAKSINFGLIYGMGSSKLSGQVGISRAEAKEYIERYFKAFPSIKGFLEGIKTEVKNNGFVETLLGRKRFFDFSTATPMQVAMYEREAVNTIFQGSAADIIKLAMVKIREILDARARMLLQIHDELIFEVEDSYAQEFGERAKAIMQDIYKLNVPLKSSLNIAKNWGELK